From the genome of Hymenobacter sp. PAMC 26628, one region includes:
- a CDS encoding peptidylprolyl isomerase: protein MHNPLNRLVAAALCALALVLGGAPAAQAQLGVSRPKGQDLIDGIIVKVDNQIVLRSDVENIYAQETARAEGKALPPDLRCKILQSLVLNKLMLARADVDSVTVTDAAVDGELSRRMAYFVQQVGSEKKLEELYNKSVKSLKDDLRPQVKEQLVQQKMQETITGKLAVTPREVNQYFTRIPKDSLPYYSTEVEVGQIVVPAQVNDAAKQAAVAKLNDLRAQVLAGASFEELAKKYSEDPGSAAQGGLLGFFKRGELVPEYEAASRKLEPGQMSPVVQSQFGFHLIQFIERKGDSYSTRHILLKPATGASDASASAKKLARLRTQILSDSISFAKAAKDNSSDKASSSNGGLLANRQDGGSRLPLDKLDPAIFFTIDTMKVGHITPPLPYRTDDGKDAMRILYLKSNTAPHQANLDDDYQKIAAAALNEKKSKALDLWFVKNRGTVYLEVVPEYAQCKVLDVEL from the coding sequence ATGCACAATCCATTGAATCGGCTGGTGGCCGCGGCGCTGTGCGCCCTGGCGTTGGTGCTGGGCGGGGCCCCAGCGGCGCAGGCCCAGCTGGGCGTGAGCCGGCCCAAAGGCCAGGACCTGATCGACGGCATCATCGTGAAAGTAGACAACCAGATTGTGCTGCGCTCCGACGTCGAAAACATTTACGCCCAGGAAACGGCCCGCGCCGAAGGCAAAGCCCTGCCGCCCGACCTGCGCTGCAAAATTTTGCAGAGCTTGGTGCTGAACAAACTGATGCTGGCCCGCGCCGACGTGGACTCCGTAACCGTGACCGACGCCGCCGTAGATGGCGAGCTGAGCCGCCGCATGGCCTACTTCGTGCAGCAGGTGGGCTCGGAAAAAAAGCTGGAGGAGCTGTACAATAAGTCGGTGAAGTCGCTGAAAGACGACCTGCGGCCCCAGGTGAAGGAGCAGCTAGTGCAGCAGAAAATGCAGGAAACCATCACCGGCAAGCTCGCCGTGACGCCCCGCGAGGTGAACCAGTACTTCACCCGCATCCCCAAAGACAGCCTGCCCTATTACTCGACCGAAGTGGAAGTGGGCCAGATTGTAGTGCCCGCCCAGGTGAACGACGCCGCCAAGCAGGCCGCCGTGGCCAAACTGAACGACTTGCGGGCCCAGGTGCTGGCCGGCGCCAGCTTCGAGGAACTGGCCAAAAAGTATTCGGAAGACCCGGGCTCGGCGGCGCAGGGGGGCCTGCTGGGCTTCTTTAAGCGCGGCGAATTGGTGCCCGAGTACGAGGCCGCTTCGCGCAAGCTGGAACCGGGGCAAATGTCGCCGGTGGTGCAGTCGCAGTTCGGTTTTCACCTCATCCAATTCATTGAGCGCAAGGGCGACAGCTACTCCACGCGCCACATCTTGCTGAAGCCCGCGACGGGTGCCTCCGACGCCAGCGCCTCGGCCAAGAAGCTAGCCCGCCTACGCACCCAGATTCTGTCGGACAGCATCAGCTTCGCCAAAGCAGCCAAGGACAACTCCAGCGACAAGGCCTCTAGCTCGAACGGCGGCTTATTGGCCAACCGCCAGGACGGCGGCTCGCGCCTGCCTCTCGACAAGCTCGACCCGGCCATCTTCTTCACCATCGACACCATGAAGGTGGGCCACATCACCCCGCCCCTGCCCTACCGCACCGACGACGGCAAGGACGCCATGCGCATCCTGTATCTGAAATCGAACACGGCACCGCACCAGGCCAACCTCGACGACGACTACCAAAAGATTGCCGCTGCCGCGCTCAACGAGAAGAAAAGCAAGGCCCTGGACCTGTGGTTCGTGAAAAACCGCGGCACCGTTTACCTCGAAGTGGTGCCCGAGTACGCGCAGTGCAAAGTGCTCGACGTAGAATTATAA
- a CDS encoding AAA family ATPase: MQNDKEAADALAAHYQALRREIGKVIVGQDEVVRLVLTAVFAQGHCLLVGVPGLAKTLLIQTIADALDLSFNRIQFTPDLMPSDIVGSETLTQQREFQFVKGPIFANLVLADEINRTPPKTQAALLESMQEYAVTVAGQRYPLARPFFVLATQNPIEQEGTYPLPEAQLDRFMFNVQLGYPSYAEELNIVKNTTADRQHTVSKVLTAAEIQAYQALVRRVPVADNVVEYAVSLVHKTRPQGERAAPRAQQLLEWGAGPRASQYLVVAAKCNALISGKYSPDIEDVRAVALPILRHRLVRNFKAEAEGVTVEQIIKELL, from the coding sequence ATGCAGAACGACAAAGAAGCCGCCGACGCCCTCGCGGCCCACTACCAGGCCCTGCGCCGCGAAATCGGCAAGGTCATCGTGGGGCAGGACGAGGTGGTGCGGCTGGTACTCACGGCCGTGTTTGCGCAAGGCCACTGCCTGCTGGTGGGCGTGCCCGGCCTGGCCAAAACGCTGCTAATCCAGACCATTGCCGACGCGCTGGATCTGTCGTTCAACCGCATCCAATTCACGCCCGACCTGATGCCGAGCGACATCGTGGGCTCGGAGACGCTGACCCAACAGCGCGAGTTTCAGTTTGTGAAGGGCCCCATCTTCGCCAACCTTGTGCTGGCCGACGAAATCAACCGCACGCCGCCCAAAACCCAGGCTGCCCTGCTCGAAAGCATGCAGGAATACGCCGTGACTGTGGCCGGGCAGCGCTACCCGCTGGCGCGCCCGTTTTTCGTACTGGCTACCCAGAATCCCATCGAGCAGGAAGGTACCTACCCGCTGCCCGAGGCCCAGCTCGACCGTTTCATGTTCAACGTGCAGTTGGGCTACCCCAGCTACGCCGAGGAGCTGAACATCGTCAAGAACACCACCGCCGACCGCCAGCACACGGTAAGCAAAGTGCTGACGGCCGCCGAAATACAGGCCTACCAGGCCCTAGTGCGCCGCGTGCCCGTGGCCGACAACGTGGTAGAATACGCGGTGAGCCTGGTGCACAAAACCCGCCCCCAGGGCGAGCGCGCCGCCCCCCGGGCCCAGCAGCTGCTGGAGTGGGGCGCGGGGCCCCGCGCCTCGCAGTACCTAGTGGTGGCCGCCAAGTGCAACGCCCTGATCAGCGGCAAGTACTCACCCGATATTGAGGACGTGCGCGCCGTGGCCCTGCCCATTCTGCGCCACCGCTTGGTGCGCAACTTCAAGGCCGAAGCCGAGGGCGTGACGGTGGAGCAGATTATCAAAGAATTATTGTAG
- a CDS encoding NAD(P)-dependent alcohol dehydrogenase: MSAAIGYAAKSAKAKLVPFHFERREPGAHDVAIHIEYCGVCHSDVHQVRNDWKNSLYPCVPGHEIVGRVTAVGEHVTRYKVGDLVGVGCMVDSCQHCASCAEGEEQYCENGMLATYNGPFKPDGTNTYGGYSDHLVVTEKFVLSVPTSLGHRLQGVAPLLCAGVTTYSPLKHWKVGPGQKVAVVGLGGLGHVAVKLAVALGAEVTVITSSLGKEDRAREIGAHDVIYSKNPAAMLKHAEKFDFILSTIPVKHDVNPYVELLKRDGHIVLVGVLEQLASGTNNMLVASKRRSVAGSFIGSIAETQEVLDFCGKHGITADVELIDIKNINQAFGDVEKGKVPYRFVIDMATLAAVKK; the protein is encoded by the coding sequence ATGTCCGCTGCCATCGGTTACGCTGCCAAAAGCGCCAAAGCTAAACTAGTCCCCTTCCACTTCGAGCGCCGCGAACCCGGGGCCCACGACGTGGCCATCCACATCGAATACTGCGGCGTGTGCCACTCCGACGTGCACCAAGTGCGCAACGACTGGAAAAATTCGCTGTACCCTTGCGTGCCGGGCCACGAAATTGTGGGCCGCGTCACGGCCGTGGGCGAGCACGTCACCAGGTACAAGGTGGGCGACCTGGTGGGTGTGGGCTGCATGGTCGACTCGTGCCAGCACTGCGCTTCCTGCGCCGAGGGCGAGGAGCAATACTGCGAAAACGGCATGCTGGCCACTTACAACGGTCCCTTCAAGCCCGACGGTACCAACACCTACGGTGGTTACTCGGACCACCTGGTGGTGACCGAAAAATTCGTGCTGAGCGTGCCCACCAGCCTGGGCCACCGGTTGCAAGGCGTGGCCCCGCTGCTGTGCGCCGGCGTCACCACTTACTCGCCTCTGAAACACTGGAAAGTGGGCCCCGGCCAGAAAGTAGCCGTAGTGGGCCTCGGCGGCCTCGGCCACGTGGCCGTGAAACTAGCCGTGGCCCTGGGCGCGGAGGTAACGGTCATCACCTCTTCGCTGGGTAAGGAAGACCGCGCCCGGGAAATAGGGGCCCACGACGTGATTTACTCAAAAAACCCCGCGGCTATGCTTAAGCACGCGGAAAAGTTTGACTTCATCCTCAGCACCATCCCCGTCAAGCACGACGTGAACCCCTACGTGGAGCTGCTGAAGCGCGATGGCCACATCGTGCTGGTGGGCGTGCTGGAGCAACTGGCGTCGGGCACCAACAACATGCTGGTGGCCAGCAAGCGTCGCAGCGTAGCCGGCTCGTTCATCGGCAGCATCGCCGAAACCCAGGAAGTGCTCGACTTCTGTGGCAAGCACGGTATTACGGCCGACGTGGAGCTGATTGACATCAAGAACATCAACCAAGCCTTCGGCGACGTGGAAAAAGGCAAGGTGCCCTACCGCTTCGTCATCGACATGGCCACGCTGGCCGCGGTGAAAAAGTAA
- a CDS encoding GNAT family N-acetyltransferase, with the protein MPLPRTPLLTDRLLLRPYEAADADAFFALLQHNHTRLHTSFPDRLRTVPTAAAAPGALAAFAADWHSGRFYVLGIWLRATGAYIGDICLMPLSDAQAEIGYYLAREAEGHGYAREALAAMCRFGFGPVASRRLLIRCFADNARGQAVALAAGFHLEKPVPRRSWFRNADAVGLIYRFVQEKSTSESAN; encoded by the coding sequence ATGCCGCTTCCGCGTACCCCCCTGCTCACCGACCGCCTGCTCCTGCGCCCTTATGAGGCGGCCGACGCCGACGCGTTTTTCGCCCTGCTCCAGCACAACCACACCCGCCTGCACACCTCGTTTCCCGACCGCCTGCGCACCGTGCCCACCGCCGCCGCGGCCCCTGGGGCCCTGGCTGCCTTCGCCGCCGATTGGCACAGCGGGCGCTTCTACGTGCTGGGCATCTGGCTGCGCGCCACCGGGGCCTACATCGGCGACATTTGCCTGATGCCCCTGAGCGACGCGCAGGCCGAAATTGGCTACTACTTGGCCCGGGAAGCCGAGGGCCACGGGTATGCCCGCGAGGCCTTGGCAGCCATGTGTCGCTTTGGTTTCGGGCCGGTGGCCAGCCGTCGCCTGCTCATCCGCTGCTTTGCCGACAACGCCCGGGGCCAGGCAGTGGCCCTGGCCGCCGGCTTCCACCTCGAAAAGCCCGTCCCCCGCCGCTCCTGGTTCCGCAACGCCGACGCGGTAGGCCTCATCTACCGTTTCGTACAGGAAAAATCAACGAGCGAGTCGGCAAATTAG
- the recA gene encoding recombinase RecA: protein MKALQLTLDKLDKAYGKGTVMKLSDNKVGDIPSISTGSLSLDIALGIGGVPRGRVVEIYGPESSGKTTLTMHMIAEAQKKGGMAAFIDAEHAFDKSYAEKLGIDTTNLLIAQPDNGEQALEIADQLISSGAIDIIVIDSVAALVPKGELEGDMGDSKVGLHARLMSQALRKLTGTINKTGCCCVFINQLREKIGVMFGSPETTTGGNALKFYASVRLDIRRIGQIKEDKDNVTGNRTKVKVVKNKVAPPFKVVEFDIIYGQGISKVGEIVDLGVDMGIIGKSGSWFNYGETKIGQGREAVKTLLLDNPELADEIEKKIRDMAKGDVDVIPVDLTIVEDGEDTL, encoded by the coding sequence ATGAAGGCCCTCCAGCTGACCCTCGACAAGCTGGACAAGGCCTACGGCAAAGGCACGGTGATGAAACTCTCCGACAACAAGGTGGGCGACATTCCGAGCATTAGCACGGGCTCGCTCTCGCTCGACATTGCCCTGGGCATTGGCGGTGTGCCCCGCGGCCGCGTGGTGGAAATTTATGGTCCCGAGTCGTCGGGCAAAACCACCCTGACGATGCACATGATTGCCGAAGCGCAGAAGAAAGGCGGCATGGCCGCGTTCATCGACGCCGAGCACGCCTTCGACAAATCGTACGCCGAGAAGCTCGGCATCGACACCACCAACCTGCTCATCGCCCAGCCCGACAACGGCGAGCAGGCCCTCGAAATTGCCGACCAGCTCATCAGCTCGGGCGCCATCGACATCATCGTAATTGACTCCGTGGCTGCCCTCGTGCCGAAAGGCGAATTGGAAGGTGACATGGGCGACTCGAAAGTGGGCCTGCACGCCCGCCTCATGAGCCAGGCCCTGCGCAAACTCACCGGCACCATCAACAAAACCGGTTGCTGCTGCGTGTTCATTAACCAGCTCCGCGAGAAAATCGGCGTGATGTTTGGCTCGCCCGAAACCACGACCGGCGGCAACGCCCTGAAATTCTACGCTTCGGTGCGCCTCGATATTCGCCGCATTGGCCAGATCAAGGAAGATAAGGACAACGTGACTGGCAACCGCACCAAGGTGAAGGTGGTGAAAAACAAAGTGGCGCCGCCCTTTAAAGTGGTCGAGTTTGACATCATCTACGGCCAGGGCATCAGCAAAGTGGGCGAAATTGTTGACCTCGGCGTCGACATGGGCATCATCGGCAAATCGGGCTCGTGGTTCAACTACGGCGAAACCAAGATTGGCCAGGGCCGCGAGGCCGTGAAAACCCTGCTGCTCGACAACCCCGAGCTGGCCGACGAAATCGAAAAGAAAATCCGCGACATGGCCAAGGGTGACGTGGACGTCATCCCCGTGGACCTGACCATTGTGGAGGACGGCGAAGACACGCTGTAA
- a CDS encoding DUF3108 domain-containing protein, which translates to MRRWIYAAPFALLLLAAQSATGPGEAVRYLPQASFGRGEVINYKVHYGLINAAEATVETSGALERVADRPCYKATVSGRTIGSFDFFLRIRDQWRAYIDTTSILPLRAQRDITEKGYHKKETVDFDQIRDVADVQDHNKENPTRTSVKVANNCLELVSGFYYLRTLNLERMHPGDMVRMPAYFDGDNFLLEVVYKGREAVETKAGTVRAFKLVPKMPANKIFKGENAISVYLSDDRNKIPVLFQAELFVGAVKVDMYQYRGLRSRLNMVR; encoded by the coding sequence ATGCGCCGCTGGATTTACGCTGCTCCGTTTGCTTTGCTGCTCCTGGCTGCCCAATCGGCCACGGGGCCCGGCGAGGCCGTGCGCTACCTGCCGCAGGCCAGCTTCGGGCGCGGCGAGGTCATCAACTACAAGGTGCACTACGGCCTTATTAATGCCGCTGAGGCCACGGTGGAAACCAGCGGGGCCCTGGAGCGCGTGGCCGACCGCCCCTGCTATAAGGCCACCGTGAGCGGGCGCACCATCGGCTCGTTCGATTTCTTTTTGCGCATCCGCGACCAATGGCGGGCCTACATCGACACGACCAGCATCTTGCCGCTGCGGGCCCAGCGCGATATTACGGAGAAGGGCTACCACAAGAAGGAAACGGTGGACTTTGACCAAATCCGCGACGTGGCCGACGTGCAGGACCACAACAAAGAAAACCCCACCCGCACCTCGGTGAAGGTGGCCAACAACTGCCTGGAGCTGGTGAGCGGCTTTTATTACCTCCGCACCCTCAACCTGGAGCGTATGCACCCGGGCGATATGGTGCGAATGCCGGCCTACTTCGACGGCGACAACTTCTTGCTCGAAGTGGTGTACAAGGGCCGCGAAGCCGTGGAAACCAAGGCCGGCACGGTGCGCGCGTTCAAGCTGGTGCCCAAAATGCCCGCCAACAAGATTTTCAAGGGCGAAAATGCCATTTCGGTGTACCTCTCCGACGACCGCAACAAGATTCCGGTGCTGTTCCAGGCCGAGCTGTTTGTGGGCGCGGTAAAGGTGGATATGTACCAGTACCGCGGCCTGCGCAGCCGCCTGAACATGGTGCGCTAG
- a CDS encoding response regulator transcription factor, with the protein MSTAKPPVYKVLVVDDDPDIVELLEFNLKKEGYLTASAGDGRQALEVAAAFGPDIILLDVMMPHLDGIAACRLLREQPKFKDTYILFLTARAEEFSEVAAFDAGADDFIAKPIKPRALLSRLAALKRRDQDPHAAVEAIEINGLRIDRTGFAVYQEGRKITLPKKEFELLAFLAAAPHKVFNREELLQNIWGNDVFVLARTVDVHVRKVREKVGDHHIQTIKGVGYRFNAD; encoded by the coding sequence ATGAGCACTGCGAAACCGCCCGTTTACAAAGTTCTGGTGGTCGACGACGACCCGGACATTGTGGAATTGTTGGAATTCAACCTGAAGAAGGAAGGCTACCTCACCGCCTCAGCCGGCGACGGACGCCAGGCCCTGGAGGTGGCCGCCGCGTTCGGCCCCGACATCATTCTGCTCGACGTGATGATGCCCCACCTCGACGGCATCGCCGCCTGCCGCCTGCTGCGTGAGCAGCCCAAGTTCAAGGACACCTACATCCTGTTCCTGACGGCCCGCGCCGAGGAGTTCTCCGAAGTGGCCGCCTTCGACGCTGGCGCCGACGACTTCATCGCCAAGCCCATCAAGCCCCGGGCCCTGCTCAGCCGCCTGGCCGCCCTCAAGCGCCGCGACCAGGACCCCCACGCCGCCGTGGAAGCCATCGAAATCAACGGCTTGCGCATCGACCGCACCGGCTTCGCTGTGTACCAGGAGGGCCGCAAAATCACGCTACCCAAGAAGGAATTTGAGCTGCTGGCCTTCCTGGCCGCCGCGCCCCACAAGGTGTTCAACCGCGAAGAACTGCTCCAGAACATCTGGGGCAACGACGTTTTTGTGCTGGCCCGCACCGTGGACGTGCACGTGCGCAAAGTGCGCGAAAAGGTGGGCGACCACCACATTCAAACCATTAAAGGCGTGGGCTACCGCTTCAATGCGGACTAA
- a CDS encoding sensor histidine kinase — MDFSSRTVAILIALLVAGVLTACALVVPGLPQREAFLAGGITVAACFLLVYLTFEALIFREINGIYAGLEHIKRKEFKKLSNKFLFRPEPVKRVRDEILQMAERRQQEIDELKRLQALRREFLADVSHELKTPLFAAQGFVHTVLDAEGPDDIDPATRHKFLTKAATSLDTLDALIQDLVTISQLEQGVVRLRRQRFDLVALVHEIFELVEEKARRRGTTLELLPPKYATTGLAVVADRNRIRQVLINLIDNAVKYGRDQGQVRVSLLESNRGVRIVVRDDGPGIAPEHQVRIFERFYRIDKSRSRESGGSGLGLAISKHIVEAHKSSIRVKSAAGEGTTMEFKLSKPKVAPGGA, encoded by the coding sequence ATGGATTTCTCTTCCCGCACCGTTGCCATCCTCATTGCGTTGCTGGTGGCGGGCGTGCTCACGGCGTGCGCGCTGGTGGTGCCGGGCTTGCCGCAGCGCGAGGCGTTTCTGGCGGGCGGCATTACGGTGGCGGCGTGCTTCCTGCTGGTGTATTTGACGTTTGAGGCCCTGATTTTCCGGGAAATCAACGGCATCTACGCTGGCTTGGAGCACATCAAGCGCAAGGAGTTCAAGAAGCTGAGCAACAAGTTCTTGTTTCGGCCCGAGCCAGTGAAGCGGGTGCGCGACGAGATACTGCAAATGGCCGAGCGTCGGCAGCAGGAGATTGACGAGCTGAAGCGCCTCCAAGCCCTGCGCCGCGAGTTCCTGGCCGACGTGTCGCACGAGCTGAAAACGCCGCTTTTTGCCGCCCAGGGCTTTGTGCACACCGTGCTCGACGCCGAGGGCCCCGACGACATCGACCCCGCCACCCGGCACAAGTTCCTCACCAAAGCCGCCACCAGCCTCGACACGCTCGACGCACTGATCCAGGACTTGGTCACGATTTCGCAGCTTGAGCAGGGCGTGGTGCGCCTGCGCCGCCAGCGCTTCGACTTGGTGGCCCTGGTACACGAAATATTCGAGCTGGTGGAGGAAAAAGCCCGCCGCCGCGGCACCACGCTCGAGCTGCTGCCGCCCAAGTACGCCACCACGGGCCTTGCCGTCGTGGCCGACCGCAACCGCATCCGCCAGGTGCTCATCAACCTGATTGACAACGCCGTGAAGTATGGCCGCGACCAGGGCCAAGTGCGCGTATCGCTGCTGGAAAGCAACCGCGGCGTGCGCATTGTGGTGCGCGACGACGGCCCCGGCATTGCCCCCGAGCACCAGGTCCGCATCTTCGAGCGGTTCTACCGCATCGACAAAAGCCGCTCGCGCGAGTCGGGTGGCTCGGGGCTGGGGCTAGCCATCAGCAAGCACATCGTGGAGGCCCATAAGTCGAGCATCCGCGTGAAAAGCGCCGCGGGCGAGGGCACCACCATGGAGTTTAAGCTATCCAAGCCCAAGGTGGCCCCGGGGGGGGCCTAG
- a CDS encoding RluA family pseudouridine synthase, with protein MKLPNFADLILFESDDYLVVNKPPFLATLDERVGGAPNMLRMARQHYDDIQAAHRLDRDTSGALAFAKHPEAYRHLAMQFENREVKKQYHAVVWGTPRLEHQLVDRHIETTTRGKARLAYKGKEAETYFTTLDTYTRHALVLAEPVTGRMHQIRLHLQYLQAPIVGDGMYGGEDFFLSSLKKKFNLKEGDTEQPFIKRFALHAMRLQFAGLGGEEITVEAPYPKDFRVLVDVLAQNR; from the coding sequence ATGAAGCTCCCGAATTTCGCCGACCTGATCCTATTTGAAAGCGACGACTACCTCGTCGTTAACAAGCCGCCCTTTCTGGCTACGCTCGACGAGCGGGTGGGTGGGGCCCCCAACATGCTGCGCATGGCACGCCAGCACTACGATGACATTCAGGCCGCCCACCGCCTCGACCGCGACACTAGCGGGGCCCTGGCCTTTGCCAAGCACCCCGAGGCCTACCGCCACCTGGCCATGCAGTTTGAGAACCGGGAGGTGAAAAAGCAGTACCACGCCGTGGTGTGGGGCACCCCACGCCTGGAGCATCAGCTAGTGGACCGCCACATCGAAACTACTACCCGCGGCAAGGCTCGCCTCGCTTACAAAGGCAAGGAGGCCGAAACCTACTTCACTACGCTCGATACCTACACCCGCCACGCCCTCGTGCTGGCCGAGCCCGTGACCGGCCGCATGCACCAGATTCGGCTGCACTTGCAGTACCTCCAGGCCCCCATTGTGGGCGACGGGATGTACGGCGGCGAAGATTTTTTCCTCTCGTCACTCAAGAAGAAGTTCAACCTGAAGGAAGGCGACACCGAGCAGCCGTTCATTAAGCGCTTTGCGCTGCACGCCATGCGCCTGCAGTTTGCGGGCCTCGGGGGCGAGGAAATTACGGTGGAAGCCCCTTACCCTAAAGACTTCCGGGTGCTGGTGGACGTGCTGGCTCAGAACCGCTAG
- the rplM gene encoding 50S ribosomal protein L13: MDHLSFKTTHVNKANAQKSWVIVDASVAPLGRVCSQIANILRGKHKPSFTPNSDCGDSVIVINADQVRLTGKKMTEKVYITHSGYPGGQKRRTVREQMNRDSRRVIEHAVKGMLQGNKLGAAQYRNMYVYAGTEHPHEAQQPRVIELTNL; the protein is encoded by the coding sequence ATGGACCACCTGAGCTTCAAGACGACCCACGTCAACAAGGCCAACGCCCAGAAAAGCTGGGTTATCGTCGACGCCAGCGTAGCCCCGCTGGGCCGCGTGTGCAGCCAGATTGCCAACATCCTGCGCGGCAAGCACAAGCCGTCGTTCACCCCTAACTCCGACTGCGGCGACAGCGTAATCGTCATCAACGCGGACCAGGTGCGCCTGACGGGCAAGAAGATGACCGAGAAAGTGTACATCACCCACTCGGGCTACCCCGGCGGCCAGAAGCGCCGCACCGTGCGCGAGCAAATGAACCGCGATTCGCGCCGCGTGATTGAGCACGCCGTAAAAGGCATGCTGCAAGGCAATAAGCTAGGCGCCGCTCAGTACCGCAACATGTACGTGTACGCCGGCACCGAGCATCCCCACGAGGCCCAGCAGCCCCGCGTTATCGAACTTACTAACCTTTAG
- the rpsI gene encoding 30S ribosomal protein S9, producing the protein MAITNTSGRRKTSVARIYMQAGQGNITINERDMKTYFSNELLENVVNQPLTLLEQVGQYDIKVNVKGGGISAQAEAIRLAITKALVSDNEETRPALKKEGFLTRDPRMVERKKFGKRKARRSFQFSKR; encoded by the coding sequence ATGGCAATTACCAACACCTCTGGTAGAAGAAAAACCTCGGTGGCCCGCATTTACATGCAGGCCGGGCAAGGGAATATCACTATCAACGAACGGGACATGAAAACGTATTTCAGCAACGAGTTGCTGGAAAACGTCGTGAACCAACCCCTCACCCTCCTCGAGCAAGTCGGCCAGTACGACATCAAGGTGAACGTGAAAGGCGGCGGCATTTCGGCCCAGGCCGAAGCCATCCGCTTGGCCATCACCAAAGCTTTGGTGAGCGACAACGAGGAAACTCGTCCGGCACTGAAGAAAGAAGGTTTCCTGACCCGTGACCCGCGGATGGTGGAACGCAAGAAGTTCGGCAAGCGCAAAGCCCGTCGTTCGTTCCAGTTCTCGAAACGCTAA
- the rpsB gene encoding 30S ribosomal protein S2, which yields MAQTTYKDLLEAGSHFGHLTRKWDPKMAPYIFMEKNGIHIIDLNKTLVSLEYASTAIRNIAKSGRKIMFVATKKQAQEIVTTEAERLKMPFVTDRWLGGMLTNFATVRKSLKKMSTIDKMVKENTAYAALAKREKLMMSRERAKLDRVLGGIADLGRLPAALFVVDVKREHIAVKEAQKLGIPVFAMCDTNSNPELVQFPIPANDDASKSIQLIVGVIGKAIEEGLSERKVDKEDADRKEADEAAIAEKTAADEE from the coding sequence ATGGCTCAGACAACCTATAAAGACCTGCTCGAAGCAGGCTCGCATTTTGGCCACCTCACCCGCAAGTGGGACCCCAAAATGGCGCCGTACATCTTCATGGAGAAGAACGGCATCCACATCATCGACCTGAACAAGACGCTGGTTTCGTTGGAGTATGCCTCCACTGCCATCCGCAACATCGCCAAAAGCGGCCGCAAAATCATGTTTGTGGCCACCAAAAAGCAGGCCCAGGAGATTGTGACCACCGAAGCCGAGCGCCTAAAGATGCCCTTCGTCACCGACCGGTGGCTGGGTGGCATGCTCACCAACTTCGCCACGGTGCGCAAGTCGCTGAAGAAAATGTCGACCATCGACAAGATGGTGAAAGAGAACACGGCTTACGCCGCTCTTGCTAAGCGTGAGAAGCTGATGATGTCGCGTGAGCGCGCCAAGCTCGACCGCGTGCTGGGTGGCATCGCCGACCTCGGCCGCCTGCCCGCCGCCCTGTTCGTGGTGGACGTGAAGCGCGAGCACATCGCCGTGAAAGAAGCCCAGAAATTGGGCATTCCGGTGTTTGCTATGTGCGACACCAACTCGAACCCCGAGCTGGTGCAGTTCCCGATTCCTGCCAACGACGACGCCTCGAAGTCGATCCAGCTCATCGTGGGCGTGATCGGCAAGGCGATTGAAGAAGGCCTGTCGGAGCGCAAGGTGGACAAAGAGGACGCCGACCGCAAGGAGGCCGACGAAGCCGCCATTGCCGAGAAAACTGCTGCCGACGAGGAATAA